In Maridesulfovibrio sp., a single genomic region encodes these proteins:
- the hpt gene encoding hypoxanthine phosphoribosyltransferase, with the protein MAHSLKEVLSKETIAERIKELGKEISATYGQEPLICVCVLKGAYLFFADITRALSSDPEIDFVRLASYGSGTSRTGNMNFSKDLEVSIADKHVLIVEDIVDTGHSVEFLKHVFGKRNPLSIKICSLIDKRERREVDLEVDFPGFVVDSGFLVGYGMDYAEKYRYLSAVYELENV; encoded by the coding sequence ATGGCCCACAGCCTTAAGGAAGTTCTCTCCAAAGAAACAATAGCTGAAAGAATAAAGGAACTCGGTAAAGAAATTTCCGCAACTTACGGCCAGGAACCTTTGATCTGCGTATGCGTGCTCAAAGGGGCCTATCTCTTTTTTGCGGACATCACCAGGGCGCTCAGTTCCGATCCGGAGATAGATTTCGTTCGCCTTGCCAGTTACGGTTCCGGCACAAGCAGAACAGGAAATATGAATTTTTCCAAAGATCTGGAGGTATCTATTGCCGATAAGCATGTTCTTATCGTAGAGGATATCGTAGATACCGGGCATTCGGTGGAATTTCTCAAACATGTATTTGGAAAACGCAATCCCTTGTCCATAAAAATTTGTTCCTTGATCGATAAAAGGGAGCGCCGCGAGGTGGACCTGGAAGTTGATTTTCCCGGTTTTGTGGTTGATAGCGGCTTTCTGGTGGGTTACGGAATGGACTATGCTGAAAAATACAGGTATTTAAGTGCGGTGTATGAACTGGAAAATGTTTAG
- a CDS encoding DUF3426 domain-containing protein has product MIVTCPKCETKFNLPESKIPAGGAKVKCSKCGNIFKVTPPAPAQEPEDEVDAMLREEQAAEQPSPKPVPKPKPAPKPAPEPAPEPEPEPEPEPEDTSFDDDLFNEAADELGDELEDDLFAGIDDDTAEGGKDDEFEDDLFGGDTSNDAEIGADLFDDDEEPAAGPGEAAAEDDGFDIDDEFFDDDEPAAEQSAAGPAESDDELFDDDDLFSEDAESDDFSDDGLFDEEDTVEEESGSMDFGEDDDIEEEDFVEDDSLALDDGEIDGIEESDEIGFDLDDDLDALPSSKKGGKKGKGMIITLVLLLLFAGGAGAAWYFKVWESLPFSIPFISSDDAGTSDQNEPPSKRFSKFSFKDLRQFYVNNDKAGQLFIIEGKVVNNFATPKELVEVEAQLFDDKGQVLDSRRLMCGNTLSLFQLEVQSKEEIEAGLASKVGILSNNTLLKPGMDTPFMVVFFKPSPSVKEYVINVVDAKNPPKK; this is encoded by the coding sequence ATGATAGTTACATGTCCAAAGTGTGAGACCAAGTTCAATTTACCCGAAAGTAAAATTCCGGCGGGCGGAGCAAAGGTGAAATGCTCCAAATGCGGCAATATCTTTAAAGTGACGCCTCCCGCCCCCGCTCAGGAACCTGAAGATGAAGTCGATGCCATGCTTCGGGAAGAGCAGGCTGCCGAGCAGCCCAGCCCGAAACCTGTGCCCAAACCCAAGCCCGCGCCTAAGCCTGCACCGGAACCGGCACCCGAACCGGAGCCGGAACCGGAACCGGAACCGGAAGACACCTCTTTTGATGATGATCTGTTCAACGAAGCTGCAGACGAGCTTGGTGACGAGCTTGAGGATGATCTTTTCGCCGGTATTGACGATGATACTGCCGAGGGCGGCAAAGATGACGAATTTGAAGATGACCTTTTCGGTGGAGATACCTCCAATGATGCGGAAATAGGGGCAGACCTCTTTGACGATGACGAAGAACCTGCCGCCGGTCCCGGTGAAGCCGCAGCAGAGGATGACGGTTTCGACATCGATGATGAATTTTTTGATGATGACGAACCCGCCGCTGAGCAATCTGCCGCCGGTCCTGCCGAGTCTGATGATGAACTCTTTGATGACGATGATCTTTTCAGCGAAGATGCCGAAAGCGATGATTTTTCCGATGATGGACTTTTCGACGAGGAAGACACTGTTGAAGAGGAATCCGGGAGCATGGATTTCGGGGAAGATGATGATATAGAGGAAGAGGATTTTGTAGAGGACGACAGCCTGGCTCTTGATGACGGTGAGATTGACGGTATCGAAGAGTCCGATGAGATCGGTTTTGATCTGGACGATGACCTTGATGCCCTGCCTTCATCAAAGAAGGGCGGTAAAAAAGGCAAGGGGATGATAATCACCCTCGTGCTGCTGCTCCTGTTTGCCGGAGGAGCCGGGGCTGCCTGGTATTTCAAGGTATGGGAATCACTTCCGTTCTCCATCCCGTTCATCTCTTCCGATGATGCAGGCACCAGCGATCAGAATGAGCCTCCGTCCAAACGTTTCAGCAAATTCTCTTTTAAGGATCTGCGCCAGTTCTACGTGAACAACGATAAGGCCGGGCAGCTTTTCATCATTGAAGGCAAGGTGGTCAATAATTTTGCCACTCCCAAAGAGCTTGTAGAAGTAGAAGCACAGCTTTTTGATGACAAGGGGCAGGTTCTGGATTCCAGACGGCTTATGTGCGGGAATACCCTTTCCCTGTTCCAGCTTGAAGTGCAGTCCAAAGAGGAAATAGAAGCCGGTCTTGCTTCCAAGGTCGGAATACTTTCCAATAACACGCTGCTCAAGCCGGGAATGGATACACCGTTCATGGTCGTGTTCTTCAAGCCTTCACCCTCGGTCAAAGAATATGTGATCAATGTGGTGGACGCCAAGAATCCGCCCAAGAAATAA
- the radA gene encoding DNA repair protein RadA, protein MKTRDVFICSNCGAQALKWQGQCPRCGEWNTLQEKVVVRRKGGVVHAASGVQAVPLSEIPAEYTEARSTGFRALDVVLGKGFVPGGAVLLGGEPGIGKSTLLLQLAAEQARMGNKSVYFSGEESLAQIRGRADRLGLLHSGMLAVASTSVEEAVTLLEAPEKPDLMIIDSVQTLSSPRAEGIPGSVSQVRAVSSELVEAAKKTSTTLVIVGHVTKDGQIAGPKLLEHMVDTVLYLEGDRKHMMRIMRVLKNRFGPSDELVVFSMRESGMEIVEDPSTLFLGDRDESCSGAAVVMAMDGHKPFAVEVQALASRTVLSIPRRTALGFDTNRLNLILAVLEKRLNLNLGQLDIYAKIGGGLAMRDPGLDLGVVAAVLSSFYDMPLQPGAVFWGEVDLNGRIRPASGGETRLKQADRLGYGPIYQSETCRTLDELQRRLFGS, encoded by the coding sequence TTGAAGACCAGAGACGTGTTCATATGTTCGAACTGCGGAGCGCAGGCTTTGAAATGGCAGGGACAGTGCCCGAGATGCGGGGAGTGGAATACCTTGCAGGAAAAGGTTGTAGTTCGCAGAAAGGGCGGAGTGGTGCATGCTGCTTCCGGGGTGCAGGCTGTGCCGCTGTCCGAAATTCCGGCTGAGTATACCGAGGCGAGGTCTACCGGGTTCCGTGCACTTGATGTTGTGCTCGGCAAAGGGTTCGTGCCCGGAGGGGCAGTGCTGCTTGGCGGTGAGCCGGGTATAGGTAAATCAACTTTGCTGTTGCAGCTTGCAGCGGAACAGGCGCGCATGGGCAACAAGTCCGTTTATTTTTCCGGCGAGGAGTCGCTGGCGCAGATACGCGGCCGTGCCGATAGGCTTGGGCTGCTGCATTCCGGAATGCTGGCAGTGGCTTCCACCAGTGTGGAAGAGGCCGTTACTCTGCTTGAGGCACCGGAAAAGCCCGACCTCATGATCATTGATTCGGTGCAGACCTTATCTTCGCCGCGCGCGGAGGGCATTCCCGGAAGTGTGAGTCAGGTGCGTGCCGTATCGTCGGAGCTGGTAGAGGCGGCAAAGAAGACCAGCACCACGCTGGTCATAGTCGGACACGTGACCAAGGACGGCCAGATCGCCGGGCCCAAGCTGCTGGAACACATGGTCGACACCGTTCTGTATCTGGAAGGTGACCGCAAGCACATGATGCGCATCATGCGGGTGCTCAAGAACAGGTTCGGTCCCAGCGATGAACTTGTGGTCTTTTCCATGCGTGAATCGGGAATGGAAATTGTCGAGGACCCATCCACATTGTTTCTTGGAGACCGCGATGAATCCTGCTCCGGGGCTGCGGTGGTGATGGCCATGGACGGGCACAAGCCTTTTGCTGTCGAGGTGCAGGCGCTTGCCAGCCGCACGGTTCTTTCTATTCCCCGGCGTACCGCTTTGGGTTTCGATACCAATAGATTGAATCTTATTCTGGCCGTGCTTGAAAAGAGGCTCAATCTGAATCTGGGCCAACTGGATATTTATGCCAAGATAGGCGGGGGGCTGGCCATGCGCGACCCCGGTCTTGATCTGGGAGTGGTCGCGGCGGTGCTGTCCTCGTTCTATGATATGCCGCTCCAGCCCGGAGCCGTCTTCTGGGGCGAGGTGGATCTTAACGGGCGCATACGCCCTGCCTCCGGAGGTGAGACCCGTCTGAAGCAGGCGGACCGTCTAGGTTACGGGCCGATTTATCAGTCCGAGACCTGCCGCACCCTGGACGAATTGCAACGCAGGCTGTTCGGATCATAA
- a CDS encoding response regulator, which produces MSINVLLVDDEPGLTEALSKRLSKRGYTVHEADSGKGALDLLDRGTGVDVVVLDVRMAGVNGLETLHRIKSAYSGVEVVMLSAYATPQCAVECRRWGARDFLRKPVHLEELVAAIDAAASSRHPRPQ; this is translated from the coding sequence ATGTCTATAAACGTTCTTCTTGTTGATGACGAACCGGGCCTTACGGAAGCCTTGTCCAAACGGCTTTCCAAAAGAGGCTATACCGTGCATGAGGCCGACAGCGGCAAAGGGGCGCTCGACCTGCTCGACCGGGGAACCGGTGTGGATGTCGTGGTCCTTGACGTGCGTATGGCCGGAGTCAACGGTCTTGAAACTCTCCATCGTATCAAAAGCGCCTATTCCGGCGTGGAAGTGGTCATGCTCAGCGCTTACGCCACCCCCCAGTGTGCCGTGGAATGTCGGCGCTGGGGCGCAAGGGATTTCCTTAGGAAGCCCGTACATCTGGAAGAACTTGTCGCAGCAATAGATGCCGCAGCATCATCCCGCCATCCTCGACCTCAGTAA
- a CDS encoding SulP family inorganic anion transporter: MIKDLGKNIRGDLFGGVTAGIIALPLALAFGVASGAGAAAGLYGAIILGFTAALLGGTVTQISGPTGPMTVVVAATLTSFSGDMGSVCAVVALGGIMQAFFGLFRLGAFVRFIPYPVISGFMSGIGVIIIILQIDPILGVKASSSPAAALMGLSGALAAASTPSIMLAVATMAIVFLVPARITRIIPSPLIALLLTTAAAWFFRLPVMTIGEIPSSLPDFSLPDFDLHNWSYIAGTALALAALGSIDSLLTSLVADSLTKDRHDSNRELIGQGIGNMLCGFFGALPGAGATMRTVVNVKAGGRTRLSGMIHAFVLLAVILGAGPAAEHIPLAALAGILVKVGVDILDYRMLKMIRRIPRSDLAVMLTVFGVTVFVDLVLAVAVGVTLAAMMTTWRIASQTQISIFESDRCSVMKRREKDIQEQSSFRIRVVSINGPFFFGTSSQMSDKVEKLVGTRIVVINCMDVPFVDVSAVFALNEMVEKLRSANITVLMAANEAISRRLGDMGIVKLVGKENMFLSHGSALQVAMLALNEEDERAAFKGPLAEV, from the coding sequence ATGATCAAAGATTTAGGTAAAAACATTCGTGGTGATCTTTTCGGCGGGGTCACGGCGGGCATAATTGCTCTGCCGCTGGCTCTTGCATTCGGTGTGGCCAGTGGCGCCGGAGCAGCCGCCGGACTTTACGGGGCGATAATCCTCGGATTCACGGCGGCTCTGCTGGGGGGAACTGTCACGCAGATTTCAGGCCCGACCGGTCCCATGACCGTGGTGGTCGCCGCAACCCTGACATCGTTCTCCGGTGATATGGGTTCCGTCTGCGCTGTGGTCGCCCTTGGCGGGATAATGCAGGCTTTCTTCGGCCTGTTCAGGCTCGGGGCATTCGTGCGTTTCATTCCTTACCCGGTCATATCCGGGTTCATGTCCGGCATAGGCGTGATAATCATCATTCTCCAGATTGATCCCATACTCGGCGTTAAGGCCTCCAGTTCTCCTGCTGCGGCTCTGATGGGTCTTTCCGGGGCGCTGGCTGCGGCGTCCACTCCGAGCATCATGCTTGCCGTTGCGACCATGGCCATAGTCTTTCTTGTTCCTGCACGGATCACCCGGATAATTCCTTCGCCGCTGATAGCACTGCTGCTGACAACGGCTGCGGCGTGGTTTTTCCGCCTCCCGGTCATGACCATTGGGGAGATTCCCTCTTCGCTGCCCGACTTCAGCCTGCCGGACTTTGATCTGCACAACTGGAGCTATATCGCCGGGACGGCGCTGGCCCTTGCCGCACTTGGCAGCATCGACTCGCTGCTGACCTCACTGGTGGCCGACTCCCTTACTAAGGACAGGCACGATTCCAATCGAGAACTCATCGGGCAGGGCATCGGCAACATGCTTTGCGGTTTTTTCGGCGCACTGCCCGGAGCCGGGGCGACCATGAGAACGGTCGTTAACGTTAAGGCCGGGGGCCGTACCAGACTTTCCGGGATGATTCATGCGTTTGTACTGCTTGCCGTCATTCTAGGTGCCGGTCCTGCTGCGGAGCATATTCCGCTGGCCGCGCTGGCCGGGATACTGGTCAAGGTCGGGGTGGATATACTGGACTATCGCATGCTTAAGATGATCCGCAGGATTCCGCGCAGTGACCTTGCCGTTATGCTCACCGTATTCGGAGTGACTGTTTTTGTTGATCTGGTTCTTGCCGTGGCCGTGGGTGTGACTCTGGCTGCCATGATGACCACCTGGCGTATAGCCAGCCAGACGCAGATCAGTATTTTCGAATCCGACCGCTGCAGTGTGATGAAACGCAGGGAAAAGGATATTCAGGAGCAGAGCAGCTTCCGTATCCGCGTGGTCAGCATCAACGGGCCTTTCTTTTTCGGTACTTCCTCCCAGATGTCGGACAAGGTTGAGAAGCTTGTGGGTACGCGCATCGTGGTCATAAACTGTATGGATGTGCCTTTTGTGGACGTATCAGCTGTTTTTGCGCTCAATGAGATGGTCGAGAAACTTCGGTCTGCAAACATCACGGTCTTGATGGCCGCCAACGAAGCCATAAGCAGGCGGCTTGGTGATATGGGCATTGTGAAGCTTGTCGGAAAGGAAAACATGTTTCTGAGTCACGGCAGTGCCTTGCAGGTAGCAATGCTTGCCTTGAATGAGGAGGATGAGCGGGCCGCATTCAAGGGGCCGCTGGCGGAAGTTTAA
- the wecB gene encoding non-hydrolyzing UDP-N-acetylglucosamine 2-epimerase: MTKKVFLVAGARPNLMKVAPIFRASRNVDSVQCEMVYTGQHYDRQMSQVFFEDLDIPKPRFNMGKSTGTHAEQTGAIMIAFEKMCMEEKPDLVVVVGDVNSTLACSVTARKLHIPVAHVEAGLRSGDTDMPEEINRMVTDSISNLFFTTEDHGRDNLLREGKNPDNIFHVGNVMIDNLFHNVGRLGPDIVSGFSCRELKEKTGRYGFMTLHRPSNVDNREVLEGIVDALNTISANLPLLFPIHPRTEKMMKLFGISFSENVHTFPPLSFRESLYLWKDAQVVITDSGGLQEETTALGVPCVTVRKNTERPVTIEKGTNVLAGISGENILREVGRALERSGGEAPKIEGWDGHASERIWKVLVEFLAER; this comes from the coding sequence ATGACGAAGAAAGTCTTTCTGGTCGCCGGAGCGCGGCCGAATCTTATGAAGGTTGCCCCTATTTTCCGTGCTTCGCGGAATGTCGATTCCGTTCAGTGCGAAATGGTCTACACCGGGCAGCACTACGACCGCCAGATGTCGCAGGTTTTTTTCGAGGATCTCGATATTCCGAAACCTCGGTTCAACATGGGTAAATCCACCGGCACGCATGCGGAGCAGACCGGGGCGATAATGATCGCTTTCGAGAAGATGTGCATGGAGGAAAAGCCCGACCTCGTGGTGGTTGTGGGTGATGTCAACTCCACACTTGCCTGCTCTGTTACCGCGCGCAAGCTCCATATTCCGGTGGCCCATGTGGAGGCGGGCCTGAGAAGCGGTGATACCGACATGCCCGAAGAAATAAACCGCATGGTCACCGATTCCATAAGCAATCTTTTTTTCACAACCGAAGACCACGGGCGCGACAATCTGCTGCGCGAGGGCAAGAATCCGGACAATATCTTTCATGTGGGCAACGTGATGATCGACAATCTTTTTCACAATGTCGGGCGATTGGGCCCCGATATTGTGTCCGGTTTCAGCTGCAGGGAATTAAAAGAGAAAACAGGCCGTTACGGGTTTATGACCCTGCACCGCCCCTCCAATGTGGACAATCGCGAGGTTCTTGAGGGTATTGTGGATGCCCTGAACACCATTTCCGCTAATCTCCCGCTGCTTTTTCCCATTCATCCGCGCACCGAAAAGATGATGAAGCTTTTCGGCATTTCCTTTTCCGAGAATGTGCATACTTTCCCTCCACTGTCGTTTCGGGAATCACTGTATCTTTGGAAAGACGCGCAGGTCGTTATTACCGACAGCGGCGGCCTGCAGGAAGAGACCACCGCCCTTGGAGTACCTTGCGTGACAGTCCGGAAAAACACGGAGCGTCCTGTGACCATTGAAAAAGGTACAAACGTGCTGGCCGGTATTTCCGGGGAGAATATCCTGCGCGAGGTCGGCAGGGCTCTGGAAAGGTCCGGGGGTGAGGCTCCGAAGATAGAAGGCTGGGACGGTCATGCTTCCGAACGTATCTGGAAGGTGCTGGTCGAGTTTCTGGCCGAGAGATGA
- the potA gene encoding spermidine/putrescine ABC transporter ATP-binding protein PotA, producing MEQQKTLVELRGVSKSFDGDIALDNVDISIRDKEFLTILGPSGCGKTTILRLIGGFETPDSGSVRIGGQAVNDLPPEKRAVNTVFQSYALFPHMNVFDNVAFGLKMQKIPADEIRARVEEALELVEMARFARRRPQELSGGQQQRVAIARALVNKPLVLLLDESFSALDRRLRKQMQMDIKHLQRETGITFVLVTHDQEEAFTMSDRVVVMNHGQVEQVGSPREVYEEPENLFVARFVGETNFFDAVVESCVPVSGGYRIRAAMEGGSCFLLGNREFSAGDDVRVLLRPEDLQLEAYSDHCFTDERPVFRGHVMETVYKGTTYDVVVELENGRNVLATEFFNEDAESVAFRPGDELAVSWIEGWEVVLPHEKQSEL from the coding sequence ATGGAACAGCAGAAGACTCTTGTGGAGTTGCGGGGAGTCAGCAAGTCCTTTGACGGGGATATTGCTCTGGACAATGTCGACATCTCCATCAGGGACAAGGAATTCCTGACCATTCTCGGTCCTTCCGGATGTGGAAAGACCACCATCCTCAGACTTATCGGCGGATTTGAAACGCCTGATTCCGGTTCTGTGCGCATCGGCGGACAGGCGGTGAACGACCTGCCCCCGGAAAAGCGGGCGGTCAATACCGTTTTCCAGAGCTATGCGCTTTTTCCGCATATGAATGTCTTCGACAACGTGGCTTTCGGGCTGAAAATGCAGAAGATTCCGGCCGATGAGATTCGCGCGAGGGTTGAGGAAGCGCTTGAGCTGGTTGAGATGGCCCGTTTTGCCAGACGCAGGCCGCAGGAGCTTTCCGGCGGACAGCAGCAGCGGGTGGCTATTGCCAGGGCGCTGGTCAACAAACCGCTGGTTCTGCTGCTTGATGAATCCTTTTCAGCGCTTGACCGCCGTCTGCGCAAGCAGATGCAGATGGATATAAAGCACCTCCAGAGGGAAACCGGAATCACGTTCGTGCTGGTTACTCATGATCAGGAGGAAGCCTTTACCATGTCCGACCGGGTGGTGGTCATGAATCACGGACAGGTCGAACAGGTGGGGAGTCCGCGCGAGGTTTATGAAGAACCCGAAAACCTTTTTGTGGCGCGGTTCGTGGGCGAAACCAATTTTTTTGACGCCGTGGTGGAATCGTGCGTTCCGGTGAGCGGCGGCTACAGAATAAGAGCCGCCATGGAGGGCGGAAGCTGTTTTCTGCTCGGAAACCGCGAATTTTCCGCCGGAGATGATGTGCGGGTCCTGTTGCGCCCGGAAGACCTGCAGTTGGAAGCTTACTCCGATCATTGCTTTACAGATGAGCGGCCCGTGTTCAGGGGACATGTGATGGAAACCGTGTACAAGGGCACCACCTACGATGTTGTGGTTGAACTTGAAAACGGGCGTAATGTGCTGGCCACCGAATTTTTCAATGAAGACGCTGAAAGCGTTGCCTTCCGTCCCGGCGATGAGCTTGCCGTGAGCTGGATTGAAGGCTGGGAGGTGGTTCTGCCGCATGAAAAACAGAGTGAACTCTAA
- the potB gene encoding spermidine/putrescine ABC transporter permease PotB, with the protein MKNRVNSKSAASAIWIWLILLIVIPNILVLGVSFLSVDTDNFASLPLTLENYLDLLDPAVLKIFSRSFNLAAVATLICLISGYPFAWFLARLSKRWRPLFLLLVIVPFWTNSLVRTYALVAMINANGLINKILMSFDLVSMPVQMLYTRGAVLLGLSYTLLPFMVLPLYSSITKLDPRLLEAGRDLGAGPVSTFLRVALPLTMPGIVSGCMLVFLPALGMFYIPDILGGSKQALIGNFVRDQFLVTREWPVGAAASVFLTALMGVMFLVQSVSRARASRKRI; encoded by the coding sequence ATGAAAAACAGAGTGAACTCTAAGTCCGCCGCCTCCGCCATATGGATATGGCTGATCCTGCTGATTGTTATTCCGAATATTCTGGTCCTGGGCGTTTCCTTCCTGAGTGTAGATACCGATAATTTCGCATCGCTGCCTTTAACCCTGGAGAATTACCTTGATCTTCTGGACCCGGCGGTGCTGAAGATTTTTTCCCGCTCTTTCAATCTTGCCGCCGTGGCGACACTGATATGTCTCATTTCAGGATATCCGTTCGCCTGGTTTCTGGCCCGGCTTTCGAAACGCTGGCGGCCCCTGTTTCTCCTTCTGGTCATCGTTCCTTTCTGGACCAACTCGCTGGTGCGGACTTACGCCCTGGTGGCCATGATCAATGCCAACGGACTGATCAACAAGATCCTCATGTCGTTTGATCTCGTGAGCATGCCGGTTCAGATGCTTTATACCAGAGGGGCGGTCCTGCTCGGACTCAGCTACACGCTGCTTCCCTTCATGGTGCTGCCACTTTATTCCTCCATAACCAAGCTGGACCCGAGACTTCTGGAAGCCGGACGGGACCTTGGCGCCGGTCCGGTGAGTACCTTTCTGAGAGTTGCGCTGCCCCTGACCATGCCCGGTATTGTCTCCGGCTGCATGCTGGTTTTTCTTCCCGCGTTGGGCATGTTCTATATTCCGGATATTCTGGGGGGATCAAAACAGGCACTTATCGGAAACTTTGTTCGGGATCAGTTCCTTGTGACGCGTGAATGGCCGGTGGGAGCTGCCGCCAGCGTATTTCTGACCGCGCTTATGGGTGTAATGTTTCTCGTGCAGTCCGTTAGCCGGGCCAGGGCAAGCAGGAAGCGCATATGA
- the potC gene encoding spermidine/putrescine ABC transporter permease PotC, with product MSKLNRIYSFMVFVFLYLPLAVMVAYSFNSSKYSMNWKGFTFDWYFRLAGNDRLVETALNSLMLASVSATVATAIGTVAAVLITKYRFYGRRLMKGSLYVVMMAPDIVMGISLLILFVALSVPLGFWTLLLAHVTFSVPFVVVTVSARLNGLDPHLLEVAKDLGAGDYETFRDIIVPLAWPSVLSGWLLSFTLSMDDVIVSFFTTGPSFEILPLRIYSMVRLGVKPEVNALCAVMIVVTLVLVSISQLLIKEKK from the coding sequence ATGAGTAAGCTGAACCGTATTTATTCCTTCATGGTTTTTGTCTTTCTTTACCTGCCGCTGGCGGTGATGGTGGCCTATTCCTTCAATTCATCGAAGTATTCGATGAACTGGAAGGGATTTACCTTTGACTGGTATTTCCGGCTGGCCGGTAATGACCGCCTTGTGGAAACCGCCTTGAATTCATTGATGCTTGCTTCTGTCTCGGCCACCGTGGCTACCGCGATAGGCACTGTCGCTGCGGTGCTTATCACCAAATACCGGTTTTACGGCCGCCGCCTGATGAAAGGTTCTCTTTATGTGGTGATGATGGCCCCGGATATTGTCATGGGGATATCCCTGCTGATCCTGTTCGTGGCCTTGTCCGTACCGCTTGGATTCTGGACCCTGCTGCTGGCTCATGTGACCTTTTCCGTGCCTTTTGTTGTGGTGACGGTTTCTGCCCGGCTCAACGGGCTGGACCCGCATCTTCTGGAGGTGGCCAAGGATCTGGGAGCCGGAGATTATGAAACTTTCAGGGATATAATCGTACCCCTGGCCTGGCCTTCGGTTCTGTCCGGATGGCTTTTGAGTTTCACCCTGTCCATGGATGACGTGATTGTCAGTTTTTTTACCACCGGCCCTTCATTCGAGATACTTCCCCTGCGGATCTATTCAATGGTGCGGCTGGGGGTGAAGCCGGAAGTGAACGCGTTATGCGCAGTGATGATTGTGGTCACCCTTGTGCTGGTGAGCATTTCGCAACTGCTTATCAAGGAGAAAAAATGA
- a CDS encoding extracellular solute-binding protein: protein MKKLFFTLLLLAVSSSAFAGDLILYNWSEYMPREVLEQFTKETGIKVKEVTYDSNEAMFTKIKMVKDHGYDLVVPSTDFVIRMSAEGLLLPLDKSKLPNFSNLDKRFIDRDFDKGNKYSVPYFWGSSGIAVNTDFVPLNKVKSIKDLLDPALKGRILLLNDLRGVFAIALKANGYSVNDRDPEHVKAAYEFLQKLLPSVKVFDSDSPKQAMLSNEAMVGQLWNGEAYVANQENPSIKYVYPQEGYSLWMDHLAIPRGARNIEEAHKFINFILRPDVAAKIASELGYSSPNAEAVKLLPEKMRKNPISYPDDEILARGEFEVGLGDATPMYEKYWLKLKTAE, encoded by the coding sequence ATGAAAAAACTGTTTTTTACGCTGTTGTTGCTTGCCGTTTCGTCTTCCGCCTTTGCCGGGGACCTGATCCTGTACAACTGGTCGGAATACATGCCCAGAGAAGTTCTGGAGCAGTTTACCAAAGAGACCGGAATCAAGGTCAAGGAAGTTACCTACGACAGCAACGAGGCCATGTTTACCAAGATCAAGATGGTCAAGGATCATGGGTATGACCTTGTTGTTCCGTCTACCGATTTTGTTATCCGCATGAGTGCCGAGGGCCTGCTTCTGCCTCTGGACAAATCAAAGCTGCCCAACTTTTCCAACCTCGACAAGCGGTTTATCGATCGTGATTTCGACAAGGGTAACAAGTACAGCGTGCCGTATTTCTGGGGTTCTTCCGGGATAGCGGTAAACACCGATTTCGTTCCTCTCAATAAGGTCAAGTCGATCAAGGACCTGCTTGATCCTGCCCTGAAAGGCCGCATCCTGCTGCTCAATGACCTGCGCGGAGTTTTTGCCATAGCCCTCAAGGCCAATGGTTATTCCGTCAATGATCGTGACCCGGAGCATGTCAAGGCTGCGTATGAATTTCTGCAGAAACTGCTGCCCTCGGTAAAAGTTTTTGACTCCGACTCTCCGAAGCAGGCCATGCTGAGTAACGAGGCCATGGTCGGTCAACTCTGGAACGGGGAAGCATATGTTGCCAATCAGGAAAATCCCTCTATCAAGTATGTCTATCCTCAGGAAGGGTACAGTCTGTGGATGGATCATCTGGCTATTCCCCGTGGAGCCAGAAATATTGAGGAAGCGCATAAATTCATCAATTTCATTCTGCGTCCGGATGTGGCGGCCAAGATCGCGTCCGAACTGGGATATTCTTCTCCCAATGCCGAGGCCGTCAAACTGCTGCCCGAAAAGATGCGCAAGAACCCCATTTCATATCCTGACGACGAAATCCTTGCTCGCGGTGAATTCGAAGTGGGGCTTGGTGATGCTACACCTATGTATGAAAAGTACTGGCTGAAACTCAAGACAGCCGAGTAG